CTACCAGTTGTTATGTACAAGGTGTAGGTTCAATAGTCGGGCGACCGTTTGCTGCGTTAACTTCAGTATAAACGATAGAACAATTGTTACCAATCGCTTGACCAGAGCTTGGCTCGCGACCTTGCGGGTATATTACAACTGATTTAGGTGTTCCTGTGATTTCATGAAAAGTAAAATCAGTGTCGTCGTCGGCATTACTGATATCTAGATCTAAAATCAATTGCAAGTTAGCAGCTGTTGCTTCTGGATATCCAAACAAAATATCAACATCACCAAAGTTGGTTGTTACATCTTCATCAGCTGCATTTGAATCTTGGTTACCCTCTACTAATGACTTGCTATATACTAGTGTTGCTGCACCTTCTAAAGCTGCCTCAACACCATTTAGTACAGAATTTTGTGCATCATCTTGCAGATCAATAAATCTAGGCGCTGCAGTAGCAGCTAAAATACCTAAAATAACAATTACAACGACGAGTTCAATTAAGGTAAAACCTTTTTGCTTCTGTAATGTTTTCATAATACGACTCTTTATTTATTAATAATTAACGTTTTTATCTTAAGACTATATTAGTTGTTAATATAAACAACTACGGAGCTATTCGCAGGATTGTAGGTAAATAAATTACCCGTGCCAGTTGCTGCCCCTGCTGTTGGCGCAATAAAGTTACCGTTAGCATCTTGATTGAGTGACTCTTTTAAGTAAAAAGCACAAATATTAGAGCTGGCTGGCGGCTGATTGGCAATAATAGTTGCTAAGTAACTTGCACCACTATTGTTATTTAAATTGCCAATGGTTGATTCTATGACCGGAGGCTGCTGCAAAATATTCTGCCAAATTTGTACACAATTGCTCACGTCAAAAGCTGCGCCTAGCGTTGCGCCATCGGTTAAGCCTGTCACATAACCTGGTCTAACGTTCGCTTGGTTGTTCGCAGGAGTTGTTAGTACAAGATTAACGCCATCATAGTTGACTGAGTTAACCGTTGCATTGTTAATACTGCTCTGTGGGCGCCCTTCCGCTTCCCACTGCGCTCTCACCAGTGATACCGCAGTAGCAAAGCCACCTGCCATACCTTCAATATTGGCTTGTTTAGCTTGGTCGGTTAAATCTAAAAACTTTGGAATAGCGGTTACCGCTAAAAACCCCAAAATAACGACCACAATAACCAACTCGATTAATGTAAAACCTGATTGTTTTTTCATGGGAACACCCGTTAATTCCGTATCTTGCTAGATTCTAGCAACGAATTGTTACATAAGTCACTGACTTTTCGCCTAACTTTAGGTCATTTTCAGCACAAAAATAGATACCAGCTTGTATTAGGTTATAGCAGTACTTTACCGCTATGTCGCTGATAATCAAAATACTGCCCTTGGGCAAAATAATATCGACAGACTTTATCTATGCTCAAGTCCTCATTATTTTCTATCGCTATCGGCTGGGTATTTAGCTCCAATACTGAAATAGGCTGATTTAGTAATTCCAGCGGCATATCCAGCACCAACTGCCAAATAGCTTCGCAGTTTACGCCATCTGGCCAACCAAATTGATTAACCTTTACTTTATTGGTTTGTCCTAAATTATCACGTAACTCGATAACCTGTGGGCGACCATCCATCAACCATTGGCCATGAATCGCATTGACTTTGGTGGTAAAGCGATTCGCCAAGGCACGAAAGCCTGCTTCCTCAATCGAGCTTTCTTGCTTAAAAAAAGCATATAGAAAATTCGCCATTAGCAAGGTAATCAATACGCCAATAATAATTAACTCAAGCACGGTTCGCTCTTTGTGCTCTGCCACTACTTGCTTAAGCATTACTTACCTTGAAATGCTGAAGCCATATCCCACATTGGCGTAAATATACCAAGTGCGAGTACCAGTACCATTGCCGCAACAATCACCAGTAAAATAGGTTCAATTCGCGCTGTTAGTGTACTTAAATCATAATCAACTTCGCGTTCATAATAATCACCCACTTCTTCAAGCAGTTCATCAACGCGGCCCGTTTCTTCGCCAACCGCCACCATTTGTAATACTAGTGGTGTGAATAAAGTGCTAGTGAGTGACGTGCGTAACAGGCTTTCACCACTTTCAATACCTTGGCGCATTTTGATAATTTTATCGCGCATATAATCGTTATCAACGGCATCAGCGACTAGGCTTAGGCCAGAAGTCATCGGCACACCCGCTTTAAGTACTATTGCGAAACTATGGGTAAAACGCGACAAAATTGAGCGCTCAATTATACTACCAACAACAGGAATTTTTAGTTTGCGTTTATCCCATTGATAGCGTCCTGCCTCCGTTTTCACATATGCCCGTATACCGATAATGGCGGCAATCAAGCTAGCTAACATATGAGGCCAATAATCAAGGAAGAAGTTTGAACTATTGATCAATAATTTAGTGGCAAATGGTAAGTCTGCACCTAAACGGGAAAACATGTTTGCAAAGGTCGGGATAACAAAAATGTTGAGGATGACAATGGCGATAACAACCGCCGCAACCACAAAACTAGGGTAGCGTAATGCTGACTTTATTCTTTTTCGCGTTTCTTGTTCGCGCTCAAAGTAGGTCGCTAATTTTAAAAATGAACCATCTAATTGACCGGTATTTTCGCCTACATGAATAATCGAAATAAACAAAGAGGAGAAAACCCTTGGGTGCTGATTAAGCGCGGAAGACAACGCATAACCGCCTTCAAGCTGGCTAGCAACTTCAGCGAGCACTTTGCGCAGCTTTGGTGATGCACTAGATTCTGCTAAACCATTAATGGCTCGCAAAATAGGAACGCCAGAGCGCATTAATGCGTACATTTGGCGACACAGTACTATCAGATCATCCAGTGCCACTGGCGAAAAACCCAATAGCTCGCCAATATCAATATTTCCCGTCGATACTTGCTGGTTTTCTTTCCCTTGTTCAATCGATACAGGCGTAATTTGCTGACGCGCTAATAGCTCAGCCACCGCATTAGCAGTGGTTGCTTCTAATGAGCCTTTTACTTGACTACCTTGCGCATCACGCCCGATATAGTTAAACATTGCCATGATTTAGATTAACCCGCTACGTCTACGGTTTCGACTAACCTTAGCACTTCTTCAACACTGGTTATACCTTCAACGGCATAATCAAAAGCGGCTTTAGCAAGCGGTTTAAATGTTGGGTGGCGTTTCGCTTGTTCGGTAAATGCTTCGGTGTCTTCTCGTTTTAACGCAGCCATCATTGGCTCGTTCATTTCTAGTAACTCAAATACACCGATACGGCCACGATAGCCCGTATACTGGCATGATTGGCAGCCTCTGCCATGTTTAAAAGATATGCTGTTACAATCTAATCCAGTTAAGTTATTTAGCCACATTTTTTCTTGTGCATCTGGGCGATAGTCTTCAGTGCAGTTTTCACAAATTCTGCGCACTAAGCGCTGGGCAATGACAGCACGCAATGAACTACCCACTAAGAAACCTGCAGCGCCCATATCAATCAAACGCAGTGCACTGGTAATCGCATCATTGGTATGCAGTGTTGATAAAACCAAGTGACCTGTTAATGCGCCTCGAAGACCAATTTCTACAGTTTCACTATCACGCATCTCACCCACCATAATAATATCGGGATCTTGTCGTAATGCAGTGCGCAGTACACTAGAGAAAGTTAAATCAATTTTGCTACTTACCTGCACTTGGTTGATACGCGGTAAACGATATTCAACCGGGTCTTCTGCGGTAATAATTTTCTTTGACGATTGGTTTAATTCGCTTAGCGCGCCGTAAAGCGTAGTTGTTTTACCGCTACCGGTTGGTCCGGTCACTAACACCATACCATGTGGACGACTTATTTGATGGCGTAAACGCTGCACCAATTCAGGTGGCATACCGGTTTCATCAAGCGATAAAATACCCGCTGACTGATCAAGTAAACGCATCACCACAGACTCACCATACTGCACTGGCATGGTCGACATCCGCACATCAACGTTGTGACCTTTCACTTGCAAATTAAAACGACCATCTTGCGGTAAACGCTTTTCAGAAATATCTAGCCCAGCCATCAGCTTTAACCGCAATACCAAAGCGGCAGCAATTTTGTTCTCATTAAGAATGTTCTCTTGCAGCACGCCGTCAATACGCTGGCGAATGCGAAGTTGCTTCTCATCTGGCTCAATGTGAATATCAGAAGCGCGCATTTGCACAGCGTCTTCAAATACCGATTGCAATAACTTACCTACTGTTGCATCACCACCGTCATCGAAGGTAGATGACATATCAAAATCAGAGGTTTGTTCGTATTCTTGCTCTAGTTGGCTGGCAAACGATTCAATCTCAGCCGTACGACGATAAAGGCTATCAAACGATTCGAATAACTGCGACTCCATCACCACCGCAAGTTGAATGCGTTTTGGGGCAAGCATTTGCTCTAGCTGATCAAGCGCGTTTAAGTCGGCAGGGTCGCTCATACCAATCAGCACGCTGTCACCGCGATCTTCCATCACAAGTGCACGCAAACGGCGAGCATGAACTTCTGGCAATAGCTTAGCCACCTCGCCCGGTACGCGCAGTTGGCTAATGTCCATAAATGGCACATCCAGTTGCTGCGCTAAAAATTCCAGTAATTGACGTTCGCTGATATAACCTAACTCGATCAACACATCACCAAGTTTTCGACCAGAGGTTTTTTGGCTATTCAGCGCCTGCATTAGCTGATCATTACTGATAATGCCTTCGTGAACCAATAAGTCACCCAGACGCATTTTTAACTTTGGTGCAGCCATCGTCTACTCTCCTAATTCTGTCATTCGTTGCTGAGCAAACTGCTGGGTTTGCAAAGACAATCCACCAATCGCTAATGCCTGCTGGTATGCATTCAAAGCATCATTAAATTGGCTGCTTTGGTCAAATGCAATTGCTAGCCCCAAGTACCATTTAGCTTGGTTTGGTTGCAGTAGCACCAACCGCTGATATGCACTAACGGCGGCTGGTAATTGCTGATATTGCTGCGCTACCGTTGCTAACATCGATTGATATTCAACCTGCGGCACGTTAGCTAATATCACTAAGGTTTCAAATGCTTGTGCCAATTGTGGTGATGTTTGAGATGATAACTGGCTAGCACTTTGAGATTGGTTTTGCTGGTAGTTTTTCAGCAGGATTTTAGCTTTCATTAACCGAAAATCTGGTTCGTTGGGCGATAAGCTAATTCCTTGATTCAGTAGGTTCATCGCGGCTTGATTCGCCCCTCTTGCAAACCAAATCGCTGCTAGTTGCTTTCTCGCATTTTTGTTTTCAGGAGCAAGCAGTAAGGCGTCTTGCAACAATTGCTCAGCTTTTTGCCCTTCTTTTTCAGCCATAGCGCGCTCTGCTTGATTCACTTTTTGAGCTGCAAGCTGGGTAGAAGTTAACTGTTTTCGAGCAATCGTCAATGAAGGCTTAGTGGTTAAGGGCATAGTGTTTAGTGGCGCTGGTTGAGGTTCTTGCTTAACAGGTTCCCGCTCAATAGATGCCTGTGTTGGTTGCGACAACAAAGGAGATTGCACTTTTGGCTGATTTAATTCAGCGCCTTTCGCTACTTCTTCTATGGCTTGTGTATTCGAGCGATGCTTTTGTACAACTGCTAATTGGTTTTCTTGCGGTTCCAGCGGCTGAGTCACAGACTCCGCGCTAGCTATTGTTTGCTTCGCTTTAACATCAGCTTGAATGTCTGTTTGCTCGCTATCTTTTTTAGAGTCTTTTTTAGTGCCATTTAAATTGGGCACTTGCTCAACATCAGCCATAGGTAAAGCCGCTGATTGGCTATTAGTGCTGCTTTTAGCATTACCATCAACTTGCGCTCGAGCATCTAACAGTGGCTTAGTATCTACTTGGGTTATAACACCTTGCTGAGCGACATGTGCTCTAGCTTGAGGCTGTGTTTGCTGCTTTAACGACTGATTCTCATAGTAAAGCCACAATGCCGCGGTAATAATTGCAGTGATAAACACAGATAACACAATAGGAAGCACAAGGGATTTTTGCGGCGCACTCACAACGACAGATGAAGTTACGGTTTCAACTCCTGCAGGTGTATTTCGCTTCTCTAGGTCTTGGAGCATTTGGT
The nucleotide sequence above comes from Thalassotalea euphylliae. Encoded proteins:
- a CDS encoding type II secretion system protein, translated to MKTLQKQKGFTLIELVVVIVILGILAATAAPRFIDLQDDAQNSVLNGVEAALEGAATLVYSKSLVEGNQDSNAADEDVTTNFGDVDILFGYPEATAANLQLILDLDISNADDDTDFTFHEITGTPKSVVIYPQGREPSSGQAIGNNCSIVYTEVNAANGRPTIEPTPCT
- a CDS encoding type II secretion system protein; the encoded protein is MKKQSGFTLIELVIVVVILGFLAVTAIPKFLDLTDQAKQANIEGMAGGFATAVSLVRAQWEAEGRPQSSINNATVNSVNYDGVNLVLTTPANNQANVRPGYVTGLTDGATLGAAFDVSNCVQIWQNILQQPPVIESTIGNLNNNSGASYLATIIANQPPASSNICAFYLKESLNQDANGNFIAPTAGAATGTGNLFTYNPANSSVVVYINN
- a CDS encoding type II secretion system F family protein — protein: MAMFNYIGRDAQGSQVKGSLEATTANAVAELLARQQITPVSIEQGKENQQVSTGNIDIGELLGFSPVALDDLIVLCRQMYALMRSGVPILRAINGLAESSASPKLRKVLAEVASQLEGGYALSSALNQHPRVFSSLFISIIHVGENTGQLDGSFLKLATYFEREQETRKRIKSALRYPSFVVAAVVIAIVILNIFVIPTFANMFSRLGADLPFATKLLINSSNFFLDYWPHMLASLIAAIIGIRAYVKTEAGRYQWDKRKLKIPVVGSIIERSILSRFTHSFAIVLKAGVPMTSGLSLVADAVDNDYMRDKIIKMRQGIESGESLLRTSLTSTLFTPLVLQMVAVGEETGRVDELLEEVGDYYEREVDYDLSTLTARIEPILLVIVAAMVLVLALGIFTPMWDMASAFQGK
- a CDS encoding GspE/PulE family protein gives rise to the protein MAAPKLKMRLGDLLVHEGIISNDQLMQALNSQKTSGRKLGDVLIELGYISERQLLEFLAQQLDVPFMDISQLRVPGEVAKLLPEVHARRLRALVMEDRGDSVLIGMSDPADLNALDQLEQMLAPKRIQLAVVMESQLFESFDSLYRRTAEIESFASQLEQEYEQTSDFDMSSTFDDGGDATVGKLLQSVFEDAVQMRASDIHIEPDEKQLRIRQRIDGVLQENILNENKIAAALVLRLKLMAGLDISEKRLPQDGRFNLQVKGHNVDVRMSTMPVQYGESVVMRLLDQSAGILSLDETGMPPELVQRLRHQISRPHGMVLVTGPTGSGKTTTLYGALSELNQSSKKIITAEDPVEYRLPRINQVQVSSKIDLTFSSVLRTALRQDPDIIMVGEMRDSETVEIGLRGALTGHLVLSTLHTNDAITSALRLIDMGAAGFLVGSSLRAVIAQRLVRRICENCTEDYRPDAQEKMWLNNLTGLDCNSISFKHGRGCQSCQYTGYRGRIGVFELLEMNEPMMAALKREDTEAFTEQAKRHPTFKPLAKAAFDYAVEGITSVEEVLRLVETVDVAG
- a CDS encoding tetratricopeptide repeat protein codes for the protein MSVINQMLQDLEKRNTPAGVETVTSSVVVSAPQKSLVLPIVLSVFITAIITAALWLYYENQSLKQQTQPQARAHVAQQGVITQVDTKPLLDARAQVDGNAKSSTNSQSAALPMADVEQVPNLNGTKKDSKKDSEQTDIQADVKAKQTIASAESVTQPLEPQENQLAVVQKHRSNTQAIEEVAKGAELNQPKVQSPLLSQPTQASIEREPVKQEPQPAPLNTMPLTTKPSLTIARKQLTSTQLAAQKVNQAERAMAEKEGQKAEQLLQDALLLAPENKNARKQLAAIWFARGANQAAMNLLNQGISLSPNEPDFRLMKAKILLKNYQQNQSQSASQLSSQTSPQLAQAFETLVILANVPQVEYQSMLATVAQQYQQLPAAVSAYQRLVLLQPNQAKWYLGLAIAFDQSSQFNDALNAYQQALAIGGLSLQTQQFAQQRMTELGE